The sequence TCTTTTCCTAGCAGCGAAGCCTAAGGCCATCAGGGTAATGGTTGTGGCAAGTGCTGTATACCCGATGGGCCTCAGGGTGCTAAGCATTTTTTCGGCTGCCTCGCTGTCGAAGAATACTTCAGGGAAGTATACGTGGAGTGCTTCGTCTAGAGCTCTTGTAGCATCAAAAGTCAAGTAGAAAAGCGCAGCAGTGAACACGGCCGAGAGCATAACTGCTACTGCCAGCTCCCTTCCATGCCCTTTAGCCAAGGCCATTTAGGAGTGGCAGCTGAATATTTAAGGCTTAAGACCGCCTTCATGGGCCACTGAGCCACCCACTTTAAATTAAACCTCTCATTATAGGTTAAGCTGTTCCCACGCTGCTCAAAATACAGGGGGAAAAGGTCGCAGGGGGTCAAGCGTCTTAAAGGACTCGTCGAAGCCAACGCTTCTCCAAGAGCGCTCAGGCAGCCTTGAGTGAGGAAGGCCCTCTAATGAGAGCGTTGTGTAAAGGCCTCACCTAAGACCTACGCACATCTTTAAGCCTCATTCGCTGCAAAGCTGGGGTTACCATGACACTGCTGCGGCTTAAGCTTAAAGGGAGTGTACAGCAGCCTGTTTGGCGGTGTACGCTGTGGCCAACCGTATACCCATGGACCTGCTCCTGCTCCTCAAGGAGTTTGCGGAGAGGGCTAGAGGCTTCCTCAGCGACGTCGAGGTTTACTTGTTTGGCAGCTATGCTAGAGGCAATTGGCTTTCGGACAGCGACGTAGACCTCATAGTCGTCTCAGACGGCTTTAGGGGCCTTGACCCCGGCCAAAGGTACGTGCTCGTGAGGAAGCTCCTGCCCCCTAACAAGGGCTTTGAGATACTGACCTATACACGTGAGGAGTTTGAGGACGCTAAGAAGAGGAGCATTGTTATACAAGACGCGGCTGAATACTGGGTTAGGATAACGTGAGGAGCGTCTGGATTGAGGGGAGAAGCGCTAGACTGGCTTGAAGGCGCCACTGTAGACCTAGAAGAAGCTAAAGAGGCGTGCTCGCGTAGAAGCAATCATTTAGCAGTCTTCTTAGCGCATCAAGCAGTCGAGAAGGCGTTAAAGGCCTACATCATAGGCTTCAAGAGGCTTAGGCCTCCGAGGACGCACGACCTAGTCGAGCTAGTCACGCTCTCAGAGCTACAATTAAATAGCGACGAAGCCGAGGGCATTGCTGAGCTTTCACCATACTACATGATCGCTAGGTACCCGAACGCTGGGCTTAGAAAGCCGTGGAGAGAAATAACGGCAGGGACAGCGCGGAGGTTTGTGGCTCTAGCTGAGAAGATTGTTGAGAAGGTCAAAGCCCCCTTTCAACCAGAAGGCACCTATAGCTAACCTAATACGAGAGCGTCAAGCCTACGGTTAGCGTGGCGCTACATATGATAGGCCTCTTAGGGCCCTGGTAGCATAGTATTTTTAACCTCTTCAACGCTTAGCTAGGTGTTGCAGAGCGAGCGGAGGGTTTATAGGCGTGCTCAGGGACACGTGGTCGCTTTGAAGGAGGCGGATCCCTGCCCAAGGTGTGGAGGGCTTACTGAGGGGCTTAGGTCGAGGAGTGGAGCTAGGCACTGTGGCGCTGAGGAGGAGTGGCTCAGCCTCAAGAGGGAGTCG comes from Candidatus Nezhaarchaeota archaeon and encodes:
- a CDS encoding nucleotidyltransferase domain-containing protein; amino-acid sequence: MYAVANRIPMDLLLLLKEFAERARGFLSDVEVYLFGSYARGNWLSDSDVDLIVVSDGFRGLDPGQRYVLVRKLLPPNKGFEILTYTREEFEDAKKRSIVIQDAAEYWVRIT
- a CDS encoding HEPN domain-containing protein yields the protein MRGEALDWLEGATVDLEEAKEACSRRSNHLAVFLAHQAVEKALKAYIIGFKRLRPPRTHDLVELVTLSELQLNSDEAEGIAELSPYYMIARYPNAGLRKPWREITAGTARRFVALAEKIVEKVKAPFQPEGTYS